Proteins encoded within one genomic window of Bradyrhizobium sp. CB1717:
- the fixJ gene encoding response regulator FixJ yields MIGRRILVIDDDAAMRDSLAFLLDVNGFYVATYETATAFLNDVASGPVDCIVSDIRMPGMSGLELVGKVKANRVNCPVVLITGHSDVSLAVEAMKAGAVDFLEKPFVEEVLLRAINSALEARPTKPADDAAKLQAEARLAGLSSRERDVLQGLLAGKINKVIAHDLGISPRTVEVYRANLMAKTSVRSMSELMRIAITAGL; encoded by the coding sequence ATGATTGGGCGGCGCATTCTTGTGATCGACGATGACGCCGCAATGCGGGACTCGCTCGCGTTTCTTCTTGATGTTAACGGTTTCTACGTAGCAACCTATGAGACGGCGACCGCGTTTCTTAATGACGTCGCGAGCGGTCCAGTTGATTGCATTGTGTCGGACATCCGCATGCCGGGTATGAGCGGTCTCGAGCTAGTCGGTAAAGTGAAGGCCAATCGCGTCAACTGCCCCGTCGTCTTAATAACTGGTCATAGCGACGTATCGCTCGCAGTCGAAGCGATGAAAGCGGGTGCGGTCGACTTCCTCGAGAAGCCGTTCGTGGAGGAGGTGCTATTGCGTGCGATCAATAGTGCTTTGGAAGCGCGGCCAACAAAACCAGCCGATGACGCAGCAAAACTCCAGGCGGAAGCCCGCCTCGCGGGCCTCTCGTCGCGCGAGCGTGACGTCCTGCAGGGACTATTAGCCGGCAAGATTAACAAGGTGATCGCCCATGATCTCGGCATCAGTCCCAGGACAGTCGAGGTTTACCGTGCAAACCTCATGGCCAAGACAAGTGTCCGCAGCATGTCCGAGTTGATGCGGATCGCCATTACGGCGGGACTCTAG
- a CDS encoding hemerythrin domain-containing protein: MIIDLLLREHRNIELLLAALQRELEIFERGVRPDYEVIRAIISYFEVYPELYHHPQEDLIFFKLKARDPDAAAIVGDLALEHQEVVDRLHHFARAIDAILADRELFRQDVGDIIRDFIVRERRHMMWEERDFFPAALKALSAQEWTQIASAVTDDGDPLFSETAAATSDALRAHILQLEQEAEAERSSVAFSSAKAGNP; this comes from the coding sequence ATGATCATCGACCTTTTGCTTCGAGAGCATCGCAACATTGAGCTGCTTCTGGCCGCTCTTCAACGCGAATTGGAGATTTTTGAGAGAGGGGTTCGTCCCGATTATGAGGTCATTCGCGCGATTATCAGCTATTTCGAGGTTTACCCCGAGCTGTACCATCATCCACAAGAAGACTTGATTTTTTTCAAGCTCAAGGCTCGCGATCCGGATGCAGCTGCAATCGTCGGCGATCTCGCGCTTGAACACCAGGAAGTGGTCGACCGTTTGCACCACTTCGCGCGAGCTATTGACGCCATCCTCGCGGATCGTGAACTCTTTCGGCAAGACGTCGGCGATATCATACGCGACTTTATAGTACGCGAGCGGCGCCACATGATGTGGGAAGAACGAGATTTCTTTCCGGCCGCACTGAAGGCTCTCTCGGCACAGGAATGGACCCAAATCGCTTCCGCCGTCACCGATGATGGAGATCCCCTGTTCAGCGAGACAGCGGCAGCCACTTCCGACGCGCTAAGAGCGCATATTCTGCAATTGGAGCAAGAAGCTGAGGCCGAACGGAGCTCGGTCGCGTTTTCGTCCGCCAAGGCCGGCAACCCGTGA
- the metE gene encoding 5-methyltetrahydropteroyltriglutamate--homocysteine S-methyltransferase, which translates to MSLLSLPVATLGTPRIGPRRELKLALESYWAGKSSEQQLLEDAAGLRAANWARQKSIGVTVIPSNDFSLYDQVLDTSVMVGAIPEIYASKAESVSLKTYFAMARGSQCDDRDANCGHGPRGFGAPAQEMTKWFDTNYHYMVPEFHRGQTFRLCSRKPIEEYEEAKALGFQTRPVLIGPVTFLKLGKSPDPAFQPLSLLDELIQAYIEVLQELGKRGANWVQFDEPCLVLDLDERGRQSLRHAYDRLAKEVPAIKILVASYFGDLGDNLNTALSLPVAGLHLDLVRAPQLLDQISAGGRSDLVMSLGVVDGRNVWRSNLSSLRQRLEPAIAKLGKDRVQIAPSCSLLHVPVDVELETGLASDVKSWLAFAVQKMRELAILARALAGDQNVAPALAESECAATVRRTSPKIRDANVAVRMKAIDQTMRRRASPFARRAEIQSNRFGLPAFPTTTIGSFPQTTEVRNARAAHARGAISDEQYDRFLKEETARAVRWQEDIGLDVLVHGEFERNDMVQYFGEHLAGFAFTRNGWVQSYGSRCVRPPILFGDVVRPKPITVDWWRYAQSLTRKPMKAMLTGPVTILNWSFVRDDIPRSEVCRQIALAIRDEVRDLENAGATMIQIDEAALREGMPLRRSEWTAYLDWAVDCFSICSSGVADETQIHTHMCYSEFNDIIGAIAAMDADVISIETSRSKMELLDAFRNYEYPNQIGPGVYDIHSPRVPEAGEMKELMALAQTRLQDSQLWVNPDCGLKTRKWEEVRPALANMVAAARQLRAAFDLQGR; encoded by the coding sequence ATGTCTCTTCTCTCCCTTCCGGTTGCTACGCTCGGAACGCCACGCATCGGTCCAAGGCGGGAGCTCAAGCTCGCTCTAGAAAGCTACTGGGCCGGAAAAAGCAGCGAACAGCAGTTGCTCGAGGACGCAGCTGGCTTGCGTGCCGCGAACTGGGCTCGACAGAAATCTATCGGCGTCACAGTCATTCCATCGAACGATTTCTCGCTGTATGATCAGGTGCTCGACACGAGTGTCATGGTTGGCGCCATCCCGGAGATCTACGCCTCGAAAGCCGAATCCGTTTCGCTCAAGACGTACTTCGCCATGGCCCGCGGATCACAATGCGACGATCGGGATGCGAATTGCGGTCACGGACCGCGCGGATTTGGCGCACCCGCGCAGGAGATGACTAAGTGGTTCGACACCAACTACCACTACATGGTCCCGGAGTTTCACAGGGGGCAGACTTTCAGGCTATGCTCTCGCAAGCCGATCGAGGAGTATGAGGAAGCCAAGGCCCTTGGCTTCCAAACCCGCCCTGTCCTGATCGGGCCGGTCACATTCCTAAAGCTCGGCAAGAGTCCCGATCCTGCGTTCCAGCCACTTTCACTACTGGATGAACTGATACAGGCCTATATCGAGGTTCTGCAGGAATTGGGCAAACGTGGGGCAAATTGGGTTCAGTTCGACGAGCCCTGCCTGGTTCTTGATCTGGATGAAAGGGGGCGGCAATCTTTGCGACATGCCTATGATCGGCTCGCCAAGGAGGTGCCGGCCATCAAGATCTTAGTTGCCAGCTATTTCGGCGACCTCGGGGACAATCTGAACACCGCGTTGAGCCTGCCAGTTGCCGGACTACACCTCGACCTAGTTCGAGCGCCACAGTTGTTGGACCAGATCAGCGCTGGCGGCCGAAGTGATCTCGTCATGTCGCTCGGTGTCGTCGACGGCCGGAATGTATGGCGGTCGAATTTGTCGTCGCTGCGCCAGCGGCTCGAACCCGCGATTGCGAAGCTCGGCAAGGACCGTGTACAGATTGCCCCATCCTGCTCGCTACTTCATGTGCCGGTCGATGTTGAACTCGAAACCGGGCTCGCTTCCGACGTCAAGAGCTGGCTTGCTTTCGCGGTCCAGAAGATGCGGGAGCTTGCGATCCTGGCGCGGGCACTCGCAGGCGACCAGAATGTTGCGCCAGCTCTTGCCGAGTCGGAATGTGCCGCGACTGTTCGCCGGACTTCGCCGAAAATCCGTGATGCCAATGTCGCTGTCCGGATGAAAGCGATCGATCAGACCATGCGTCGACGGGCGAGCCCATTTGCCCGTCGTGCCGAGATCCAAAGCAATCGTTTCGGACTACCGGCTTTTCCTACCACGACCATCGGATCGTTTCCGCAGACCACAGAGGTCCGGAATGCCCGTGCGGCGCATGCGCGAGGCGCGATAAGTGACGAGCAATACGACAGGTTCCTCAAGGAGGAGACTGCGCGCGCCGTACGTTGGCAGGAGGACATCGGTCTCGACGTCCTCGTGCACGGCGAGTTCGAGCGCAATGACATGGTGCAGTACTTCGGCGAGCACCTCGCCGGCTTCGCATTTACCAGGAACGGATGGGTGCAGTCGTACGGCTCGCGCTGCGTCAGGCCACCGATCCTGTTTGGCGATGTGGTGCGGCCGAAGCCTATCACCGTGGACTGGTGGCGCTACGCGCAATCACTAACGAGGAAGCCGATGAAGGCTATGTTGACCGGACCGGTGACGATCTTGAACTGGTCCTTCGTTCGCGATGATATTCCCAGAAGCGAGGTCTGCCGCCAGATTGCGCTCGCGATCCGAGACGAAGTCCGCGATCTCGAGAATGCTGGTGCGACAATGATCCAGATCGACGAAGCCGCACTGCGCGAAGGAATGCCGTTGCGTCGATCGGAGTGGACGGCCTATCTCGACTGGGCCGTGGATTGCTTCAGCATCTGCTCATCGGGTGTCGCCGACGAAACACAAATTCATACACATATGTGCTACTCGGAGTTCAACGACATCATCGGTGCGATCGCTGCAATGGACGCAGATGTCATCTCGATCGAGACGTCGCGTTCGAAAATGGAACTACTCGACGCGTTCAGGAACTACGAATATCCAAATCAGATCGGGCCGGGCGTGTACGACATCCACTCCCCACGCGTTCCCGAGGCGGGCGAAATGAAGGAACTGATGGCGTTGGCTCAGACCCGGCTCCAGGATTCGCAGCTCTGGGTCAATCCGGACTGCGGCCTGAAGACGCGCAAATGGGAGGAAGTGCGGCCGGCGCTAGCGAACATGGTCGCTGCCGCCCGCCAACTGCGCGCTGCATTCGATCTGCAAGGCCGTTGA